The Christiangramia flava JLT2011 genome has a segment encoding these proteins:
- a CDS encoding xanthine dehydrogenase family protein molybdopterin-binding subunit, which yields MSSIVEKTAVGQAIDRVEGHLKVTGKAKYASEFPVPNKVYAQGINSTIAKGEIVSIDTSEAEKQEGVLKVITHQNAEKLKTFEEEPAAISTDSIAPVLQDHKVHYYGQYIGVVIAETFEQAQYAARLVKVEYRKEASPAIIFEKNKDKAYRPKESSDYSRGDLEKGLSEADEIIDAVYNTPIEHHHPMELHALIASWENGGVTAYASQQMVEDATIAISETFQIPQEKVRVIAAFVGGGFGSKLKVERQVILATMASKMIGRPVQMTVTRHQMFTNTGMRQRNEQHMRIGAKKDGTLTALAHETLSHTSINEEFQESCGMVSKMLYKVPNNLVTHRLMPMNLQTPFAMRAPGEATGSFALECAMDEMAWKLKMDPIDFRIKNDTQTDLSEDQPFSSRLLVECLRIGAEKFGWEKRNMKPRTNKEGNWLKGYGVSAASRNSPYKETHSKVILKQHKDLVEATIKMDATDIGTGSYTIIAQTAAEYLKIPVEQVSVELGDSDFPVTPGSGGSWGAASYCNGARAACEKALQELKKKLNIPEAEEVPVAELLQKNNLMEYEAEGSAKPSEEFEKHSVYSFGANFCEVWVDKDTGMWRINRMVNVGSAGRILNPKTAYGQIIGGLTMGAGMALAEQTRVEPNFGNFITRSFADYHVPVNLDLAQIDVIFLPEEDKIANKMGIKGIGELGITSVAASIGNAIFNATGKRMRDLPITPEKLITAPLEPGVQA from the coding sequence ATGAGCAGTATTGTAGAAAAAACGGCAGTAGGCCAGGCGATCGATCGGGTAGAAGGACATTTGAAGGTGACCGGAAAAGCAAAATATGCTTCGGAATTCCCTGTTCCAAATAAGGTCTACGCACAAGGCATTAACAGTACCATCGCCAAAGGAGAAATTGTATCTATAGATACTTCGGAAGCAGAGAAACAGGAAGGAGTGCTAAAGGTGATCACTCATCAAAATGCCGAAAAGCTGAAGACTTTTGAGGAGGAACCGGCCGCTATTTCCACCGATAGTATTGCACCGGTTCTCCAGGATCATAAAGTGCACTATTACGGGCAGTATATTGGCGTGGTGATCGCAGAGACTTTTGAACAGGCCCAATATGCCGCACGACTGGTAAAAGTAGAATATCGAAAAGAGGCATCTCCCGCCATAATTTTTGAAAAGAATAAAGACAAGGCGTATCGACCAAAAGAAAGTTCAGATTATTCGCGAGGAGACCTTGAAAAAGGACTTTCCGAAGCAGATGAGATCATAGACGCAGTATACAATACACCAATTGAACATCATCACCCCATGGAGCTTCATGCCTTGATCGCGTCCTGGGAAAACGGCGGAGTAACGGCCTATGCGAGTCAGCAAATGGTCGAAGATGCGACTATCGCGATTTCAGAAACTTTTCAGATTCCGCAGGAAAAGGTACGGGTCATTGCTGCTTTTGTGGGCGGAGGATTTGGTTCCAAACTAAAAGTGGAACGCCAGGTGATTTTGGCAACGATGGCTTCAAAAATGATCGGCCGGCCGGTGCAGATGACCGTTACCCGTCACCAGATGTTCACCAATACCGGGATGCGGCAACGGAACGAGCAACATATGCGAATAGGTGCCAAAAAGGACGGGACACTTACCGCCCTGGCCCATGAAACGCTTTCCCATACCTCTATTAATGAGGAATTCCAGGAAAGTTGCGGAATGGTTTCTAAAATGCTGTACAAGGTTCCGAATAATCTCGTGACCCACAGGCTTATGCCAATGAACCTGCAAACGCCTTTCGCCATGAGGGCTCCCGGAGAAGCTACAGGTAGTTTCGCCCTGGAATGCGCAATGGATGAAATGGCCTGGAAACTGAAAATGGACCCGATCGATTTCCGAATAAAGAACGATACACAAACCGATCTAAGCGAGGATCAGCCTTTTTCCTCACGCCTGCTCGTGGAATGCCTGCGTATAGGAGCGGAGAAATTTGGATGGGAAAAGCGCAATATGAAACCGCGCACCAATAAAGAAGGCAACTGGCTCAAAGGTTATGGTGTGAGCGCGGCATCCCGAAATTCTCCTTACAAGGAAACTCATTCCAAAGTGATCCTGAAACAGCATAAAGATTTGGTGGAGGCAACCATCAAGATGGACGCAACAGATATTGGTACCGGTAGTTACACCATTATCGCGCAGACCGCTGCCGAATATTTAAAGATTCCGGTGGAACAGGTGAGCGTAGAACTGGGGGATTCTGATTTTCCCGTCACACCGGGCTCTGGTGGTTCCTGGGGAGCTGCTTCCTATTGCAATGGTGCAAGGGCCGCCTGTGAAAAGGCTTTGCAGGAACTCAAGAAGAAACTAAATATTCCTGAAGCGGAAGAAGTTCCCGTGGCAGAACTGCTTCAGAAGAATAACCTGATGGAATATGAAGCAGAAGGCAGTGCGAAACCCTCCGAAGAATTTGAAAAGCATTCGGTTTACAGTTTCGGAGCCAATTTTTGCGAAGTCTGGGTTGATAAAGATACCGGTATGTGGCGAATCAACAGGATGGTCAATGTTGGATCGGCAGGAAGGATATTGAACCCAAAAACCGCCTACGGGCAGATCATTGGCGGGCTCACCATGGGAGCAGGGATGGCACTGGCAGAACAGACCCGTGTCGAACCGAATTTCGGGAATTTCATCACCCGCTCTTTTGCTGATTATCATGTCCCGGTGAACCTGGACCTTGCCCAGATCGATGTAATCTTTCTTCCGGAAGAAGACAAGATTGCCAATAAAATGGGAATTAAAGGTATCGGGGAATTGGGTATTACCAGTGTGGCAGCTTCGATTGGAAACGCGATTTTCAACGCGACCGGGAAGCGTATGCGTGATCTCCCGATTACTCCGGAAAAGCTGATCACTGCTCCGCTGGAACCCGGGGTTCAGGCTTAA
- a CDS encoding FAD binding domain-containing protein: protein MRPFQYTKAETAQAALQAQATQTSYLGGGTNLVDLMKEDVARPERLIDVSSLQYDQVSSNENGGLSLGAMMSNAETANHVDIRKKYPLLSMAMLSAATPQIRNMATNGGNLLQRTRCPYFFETSMPCNKREPGSGCGARNGMNALHAIFGYSDSCIATHPSDMCVALAAIGAQVEVIGENGKSRKIDFSDFHRLPGDQPEKDTVLEAGELITAIHLDAPVFADNYYYLKIRERSSYAFALISVAAGFQLNGGTITKAGLAMGGVAHKPWKLREAEKFLKGKAPKLEHFEQAAEIEMAEAKPFKDNEYKVEMGKKAIVRALTQAYERTA, encoded by the coding sequence ATGAGACCATTCCAATATACAAAAGCTGAAACCGCCCAGGCGGCTCTGCAGGCCCAAGCTACACAAACCAGTTATCTGGGCGGGGGTACGAACCTCGTGGACCTGATGAAGGAGGATGTAGCGCGCCCGGAACGACTTATCGATGTTTCCAGCCTGCAATACGACCAGGTTAGTTCTAACGAAAATGGCGGTTTAAGCCTCGGTGCGATGATGAGCAACGCAGAAACCGCCAACCATGTCGACATCCGAAAAAAATATCCTCTTTTATCCATGGCCATGCTGTCTGCGGCCACGCCTCAAATTCGCAATATGGCGACCAACGGCGGCAACCTGCTTCAGCGTACAAGATGTCCTTATTTTTTTGAGACGTCCATGCCTTGTAACAAGCGAGAGCCGGGATCTGGCTGCGGCGCCCGTAATGGCATGAATGCGTTGCATGCCATTTTTGGGTATAGTGATTCCTGTATTGCCACGCACCCGTCAGATATGTGTGTTGCTTTAGCGGCAATAGGTGCGCAGGTGGAAGTCATTGGTGAAAATGGGAAATCGCGGAAGATTGATTTTTCAGACTTTCATCGTTTGCCCGGTGATCAGCCAGAGAAGGATACTGTCCTGGAAGCGGGTGAATTGATCACGGCCATCCATCTCGATGCTCCGGTTTTTGCTGATAATTATTACTACCTCAAGATTCGGGAGCGCTCGAGCTATGCTTTTGCTCTAATTTCAGTAGCAGCCGGTTTTCAGCTGAATGGCGGGACGATCACTAAAGCGGGCCTTGCCATGGGCGGCGTGGCTCATAAACCATGGAAACTCCGTGAAGCTGAAAAATTCCTGAAGGGGAAAGCTCCAAAACTGGAGCATTTCGAGCAGGCCGCGGAAATAGAAATGGCTGAAGCAAAGCCATTCAAAGATAATGAGTACAAAGTGGAAATGGGAAAAAAAGCGATCGTAAGGGCGCTTACCCAGGCTTACGAAAGAACAGCCTAA
- a CDS encoding 2Fe-2S iron-sulfur cluster-binding protein: protein MKEFDHWDEQEHADLTEDEKQILDDLGLQGSTRRKFLKQVSAASLSLWAASTFSSTLLAHPMKETPTKPAFLQNEVAVSFSVNGETHQLNLDSRTSLLDALREHLGLTGSKKGCDHGQCGACTVMINGKRKLSCLTLAATCESHEVTTIEGLAKNGNMHPMQQAFLKHDGFQCGYCTPGQICSSVALLKEAEEGEASYVTEDFRKISSNLELSEEEIRERMSGNICRCGAYNNIVQAFREVHSGKEEMPSWEFATEEQMKKAKNA, encoded by the coding sequence ATGAAAGAATTTGACCATTGGGATGAGCAAGAACATGCTGATCTCACCGAAGACGAAAAGCAGATCCTGGACGATTTGGGGCTGCAGGGAAGTACCCGCCGCAAATTCCTGAAACAGGTATCGGCAGCCAGTCTCAGCCTTTGGGCTGCTTCCACATTTTCATCCACCTTATTGGCACATCCCATGAAAGAAACACCAACCAAACCGGCATTTTTGCAAAACGAAGTAGCGGTAAGCTTTAGCGTGAACGGCGAAACCCACCAATTAAACCTGGACTCCCGAACCTCTCTGCTCGATGCTTTACGCGAACATCTGGGTCTTACTGGTTCCAAGAAAGGCTGCGACCACGGCCAGTGTGGCGCCTGTACCGTGATGATTAACGGAAAGAGAAAACTTTCGTGCCTTACCCTGGCTGCGACCTGTGAGTCTCATGAGGTCACTACGATCGAGGGACTTGCAAAAAACGGGAATATGCACCCCATGCAACAGGCTTTCCTGAAACACGACGGATTTCAATGTGGCTATTGCACCCCGGGACAGATCTGTTCTTCTGTGGCCCTGCTGAAAGAAGCCGAAGAAGGCGAAGCCAGTTACGTTACAGAAGATTTTCGCAAGATTTCGTCAAACCTGGAACTTTCCGAAGAAGAGATCAGGGAAAGAATGTCTGGGAATATCTGTCGCTGCGGAGCTTACAACAATATCGTGCAGGCTTTTCGCGAAGTGCATAGCGGAAAAGAGGAAATGCCATCCTGGGAGTTCGCTACGGAAGAGCAAATGAAAAAAGCCAAAAATGCCTGA
- a CDS encoding glycoside hydrolase family 97 protein, whose amino-acid sequence MIQKFTWILALVMISFNLGFGQSIQSPDSRFSLKFQTTTSGIPVYSLTFQGKPVIADSKMGFELSEKPGLYQNFEISSIDTTSFDETWKPVWGEESSIRNHYKEMAVTLLQQETGRIMLIRFRLFNTGLGFRYEFPKQDNLGHFVIQDEKTEFAMTGDHTAFWIPGDYDTQEYDYTTSKLSEIRKNFDAAVTSNASQQQFSKTGVQTALMMKTSDGLYINLHEAALIDFPVMHLNLDDENMIFESWLTPQPDGTKANMIAPATTPWRTIIASDDAREVLASRITYNLNEPSKIENTNWIQPTKYVGVWWEMITGKSSWAYTDEYKAVKLGETDFAAAKPNGKHAANTAHVKEYIDFAAENGFDGVLVEGWNVGWEDWFGHAKDYVFDFVTPYPDFDVKAIEKYAQEKGVKMIMHHETSSSVRNYERHMDTAYQFMKAHHYDAVKSGYVGDILPKGQNHYNQWMVNHYLYAVKKAADYQIMVNAHEAARPTGVARTWPNLIGNESARGTEYQAFGGSKPNHVTILPFTRLIGGPMDYTPGIFEMDISKLNPANDSHVNSTLANQLALYVTMYSPLQMAADLPENYQRFPDAFQFIKDVPVAWERSVYLEAEPGAYLTIARKDKNSENWFIGNVNGNEKRTASISFDFLEKGQDYIATIYADGPKADYLNNPQDYMIKKFRITSKSKLKQASVPGGGFAISIVQATKKEVKGLSKL is encoded by the coding sequence ATGATTCAGAAATTCACATGGATCCTTGCACTCGTAATGATCTCTTTCAACCTTGGATTTGGGCAAAGCATCCAATCACCCGATTCACGGTTCAGTTTAAAATTCCAAACCACCACTTCAGGCATCCCTGTTTACTCCCTGACTTTCCAGGGAAAGCCGGTGATCGCTGATAGTAAAATGGGCTTCGAACTCAGCGAAAAACCAGGTCTATATCAAAATTTTGAAATTTCCAGTATCGATACGACATCTTTTGATGAAACCTGGAAACCGGTTTGGGGAGAGGAAAGCAGCATTCGGAATCATTATAAGGAGATGGCCGTCACGCTGCTTCAGCAGGAAACCGGTAGAATCATGCTAATTCGTTTCAGACTGTTCAACACCGGTCTGGGTTTCCGTTACGAATTTCCGAAGCAGGACAACCTGGGACATTTCGTGATCCAGGATGAAAAAACCGAGTTCGCGATGACCGGCGATCATACAGCATTCTGGATCCCGGGCGATTATGACACCCAGGAATACGATTATACCACCTCGAAACTTTCTGAAATCAGGAAGAATTTTGATGCGGCGGTGACTTCGAACGCTTCGCAACAGCAATTTTCCAAAACCGGTGTGCAAACCGCTTTAATGATGAAAACTTCAGACGGCCTCTACATCAACTTGCACGAGGCTGCTCTTATTGACTTCCCGGTCATGCACCTGAACCTCGATGATGAAAATATGATTTTTGAGAGCTGGCTCACACCGCAACCAGATGGCACCAAGGCTAATATGATCGCGCCCGCAACCACTCCCTGGAGAACGATCATCGCCAGCGATGATGCCCGTGAAGTCCTGGCTTCACGCATAACGTACAACCTTAACGAACCCTCTAAAATCGAAAATACCAACTGGATCCAACCTACCAAATACGTAGGTGTGTGGTGGGAAATGATCACCGGAAAGTCCAGCTGGGCCTATACCGATGAGTACAAAGCGGTAAAACTTGGAGAAACTGATTTTGCAGCAGCCAAGCCGAATGGGAAGCACGCCGCGAACACGGCACACGTGAAAGAATATATTGATTTTGCTGCGGAAAACGGATTTGATGGTGTTTTGGTCGAAGGCTGGAACGTTGGATGGGAAGACTGGTTTGGCCATGCGAAAGATTATGTGTTTGACTTTGTAACACCTTATCCTGATTTTGATGTGAAGGCGATCGAAAAATATGCCCAGGAAAAAGGGGTGAAAATGATCATGCACCACGAAACTTCCTCTTCTGTTAGAAATTATGAGAGACATATGGATACCGCGTACCAGTTCATGAAAGCGCATCATTATGATGCCGTGAAAAGCGGGTATGTGGGCGATATTCTTCCCAAGGGGCAAAACCACTATAACCAGTGGATGGTAAATCATTACCTCTACGCTGTGAAAAAGGCTGCTGATTACCAGATCATGGTGAATGCGCACGAAGCAGCGCGCCCAACCGGGGTGGCGCGTACCTGGCCAAACCTTATTGGCAACGAATCGGCTAGAGGTACGGAATACCAGGCTTTTGGCGGTTCCAAGCCAAACCACGTGACCATTTTACCTTTCACCCGACTGATTGGTGGACCGATGGATTATACTCCGGGTATTTTTGAAATGGACATCAGCAAACTAAACCCTGCGAATGATTCTCACGTGAACAGCACACTTGCCAATCAGCTGGCGCTGTATGTGACCATGTACAGTCCGTTACAAATGGCGGCCGACCTTCCGGAGAATTATCAAAGATTTCCGGATGCTTTTCAGTTCATCAAAGACGTTCCGGTAGCATGGGAACGCAGCGTTTACCTGGAAGCGGAACCTGGAGCCTATCTTACGATCGCCAGGAAGGACAAGAACAGTGAAAACTGGTTTATCGGGAATGTGAACGGTAATGAGAAAAGAACCGCCAGCATCAGCTTCGATTTTCTAGAAAAGGGTCAGGATTATATCGCGACGATCTATGCAGATGGTCCAAAAGCCGATTACCTGAACAATCCACAGGATTACATGATCAAAAAGTTCAGGATCACCAGTAAATCCAAATTGAAACAGGCTTCTGTGCCCGGCGGCGGATTCGCCATTAGCATCGTACAGGCGACCAAAAAAGAAGTAAAAGGTTTAAGTAAATTATAA
- a CDS encoding response regulator transcription factor: MNDELNGIVQYWKEEYSSHLKEYSSYDAGEQFRRVASIFTPGRSFYYIVNFHDLQLDELSKSVTKFVQKDYEKIRMEDLLATIIPEDLKGVANKEGVIKDFYNRFLSKEEILSYKVVYSYRSTGLDGEIKNMLHQATILSTDENGIIRHAFSMHTDVSHLNLSPNDDISFIHMDGGISYCNIKTDTGSFDPKNTEFEDNNLNQLFSDREKEIIKMLAEGHNAKDIAEALNLSPHTVRTHRRNMLSKTGYTNTAQLIAKCLVAGVINME; encoded by the coding sequence ATGAACGATGAATTGAATGGAATCGTACAGTATTGGAAAGAAGAATACTCCAGTCACCTCAAAGAATATTCTTCGTATGATGCCGGTGAACAGTTCCGCAGGGTTGCCTCTATATTTACACCAGGCCGTTCCTTTTATTACATCGTGAATTTCCATGATCTGCAGCTGGATGAGTTATCAAAATCGGTTACTAAATTCGTGCAGAAAGACTACGAAAAAATCAGGATGGAAGACCTACTGGCCACGATCATCCCCGAAGATCTGAAAGGTGTGGCCAACAAGGAAGGCGTGATCAAAGATTTTTACAATCGTTTCTTATCTAAAGAAGAGATCCTTTCCTATAAAGTGGTGTACAGCTATCGCTCCACGGGGCTGGATGGGGAAATCAAAAATATGCTCCACCAGGCTACCATTCTTTCTACCGATGAAAATGGGATCATCAGGCACGCGTTTTCCATGCACACCGATGTATCACATCTTAACCTCAGCCCGAACGATGATATCTCTTTTATCCATATGGACGGCGGAATTTCGTATTGCAACATCAAAACTGATACCGGTAGCTTTGACCCAAAAAATACCGAATTTGAAGACAATAACCTGAACCAGTTGTTTTCTGACCGGGAAAAGGAGATCATTAAGATGCTGGCAGAAGGCCACAATGCCAAAGATATTGCCGAAGCACTGAATCTTTCCCCGCATACTGTGCGAACGCATCGCCGTAACATGCTTAGTAAAACCGGCTACACCAATACCGCGCAGCTCATTGCCAAATGCTTGGTCGCCGGAGTCATTAATATGGAATAA
- a CDS encoding TonB-dependent receptor produces MKLKLFVALLFFTGLSQAQDFEITGKVTDTSGAPLGSATVYLEKVTDSSLVTYTISEDNGSFVLDGKSNDKELNLIVSYAGYSPYFKKVQPKDQDLGNLKMNISSNELDEVTLTAARAPVSIKSDTLEFNAASFKTREDANLEEVLKKLPGVSVDNAGNITVNGKPVSRILVNGKEFFGDDPKIATKNLPKELINKIQVVDTKTKSQEFTGEEGDSENKTINITIDEDKNRGYFSRLTAGGGTDDRYELSAIANYFQDKQRVSFLASSNNINSSGFTFDEVFDSMGRNAYSISTNSNGSFAINGVSYGNMGGGISETDNIGLNYVDEWAKKTELGLNYFYNHGDNTNRTKIERENILPDGRFFINSNSSSNRLSDNHRFSTSFETQPDTLTRISFRPNFNVTNAQSYSDSYTESLAEDGTMLNNATTTNDSKVFNTDFSNRAYFTRKYGSRGGFYSVNLANNNTNRIQKDYFYSERETFNENGDLTNSQIQDQFIDEDRKSNQYTAELRGRLPISDNWNFDMSLYYDDETSKNQRLVYNASGEEAYDDLDANLSNDFRSEISNFRPSAGVNYNTDTLRFTLTAGLHHTNLRNTDLFSETRINNTYNNLYTNAFLYYKLSKSKSIYFNYSNSRQTPSIDQLQPVSITVNPLNILTGNPSLDPSFNHRAYMNFNNYDYASRSGYYTYFGANYQKDAIVPITFTDENLVRTTTYTNVDGTYSIYGGGNLNKSIELDSLSSLKVNPGVYLNYNKNLGFSNEVQYESKILRVTPNVGLVYDIKDLLTLEPVYRMTINRADYSLNNRQENYLNHELNFQVTSYWPENFLLGSDFSYQKFGNIPPGFKNSFLLWNASLGYKLLGDDGILKLKVFDILNENTSTRRMAGEDFIQNTEELVLKQYFMLSFTWKLKKFGGKDPNNRRGPF; encoded by the coding sequence ATGAAGTTAAAATTATTCGTGGCCCTCTTGTTTTTTACGGGCCTCAGCCAGGCCCAGGATTTTGAGATCACGGGAAAAGTAACCGATACCTCTGGAGCTCCTTTGGGATCTGCCACCGTATACCTCGAAAAAGTAACCGATAGCTCGCTGGTGACCTACACCATTTCCGAAGACAACGGAAGTTTTGTGCTTGACGGGAAATCCAACGACAAAGAACTGAACCTGATCGTTTCTTACGCAGGATACAGCCCGTATTTTAAAAAGGTGCAGCCAAAAGATCAGGATCTTGGCAACTTAAAAATGAATATTTCCAGCAACGAGCTGGATGAAGTAACACTTACCGCGGCACGAGCGCCGGTAAGCATTAAAAGCGACACCCTGGAATTTAATGCTGCTTCTTTTAAAACAAGGGAAGACGCCAATCTTGAGGAAGTGCTGAAAAAACTACCGGGTGTTTCGGTAGATAATGCCGGGAATATCACCGTCAACGGAAAACCGGTTTCAAGGATCCTGGTAAACGGAAAAGAATTTTTTGGGGATGACCCTAAGATTGCGACGAAAAACCTTCCGAAGGAATTGATCAATAAGATCCAGGTGGTCGATACAAAGACCAAATCCCAGGAATTTACAGGGGAAGAAGGAGATTCAGAAAACAAGACCATCAACATTACCATTGATGAAGACAAGAACCGCGGCTATTTTTCGCGGCTAACTGCCGGCGGCGGAACTGATGACCGCTATGAACTCAGTGCCATCGCCAATTATTTTCAGGATAAACAACGGGTTAGTTTCCTGGCCAGCTCCAATAACATCAACTCGTCGGGCTTTACATTTGACGAAGTCTTTGATTCGATGGGACGAAATGCCTATTCCATTTCTACCAATTCCAACGGTTCCTTCGCGATCAATGGCGTGAGCTACGGAAATATGGGCGGTGGAATTAGTGAAACAGACAATATTGGCCTGAACTATGTTGATGAGTGGGCCAAAAAGACGGAACTCGGCCTGAATTATTTTTACAATCACGGTGATAATACGAACCGTACCAAGATCGAGCGAGAAAATATTTTGCCTGATGGCCGATTCTTTATCAATTCCAATTCTTCATCGAACCGCCTGAGCGATAATCATCGTTTTTCGACCAGTTTCGAAACCCAGCCTGATACACTAACGCGCATCTCCTTTAGGCCTAATTTCAACGTGACCAATGCGCAGTCTTACAGCGATAGTTATACGGAATCGCTGGCAGAAGATGGTACCATGCTCAACAACGCCACCACTACGAATGATAGTAAAGTATTCAATACAGACTTCAGTAACCGGGCCTATTTTACTAGAAAATATGGCAGTAGAGGCGGTTTTTACAGCGTGAATTTAGCTAACAACAACACGAACAGGATCCAGAAAGATTATTTTTATTCAGAAAGGGAAACTTTTAATGAGAACGGGGACCTAACCAATTCCCAGATTCAGGACCAGTTCATTGATGAGGATCGTAAATCCAACCAGTACACCGCGGAGCTTCGTGGAAGATTGCCAATTTCTGATAACTGGAACTTTGACATGAGCCTGTACTATGACGACGAAACTTCCAAAAATCAACGATTGGTTTATAACGCTTCCGGAGAGGAGGCTTACGATGACCTGGATGCGAACCTGAGCAACGATTTCCGTTCGGAGATCAGTAACTTCAGGCCAAGTGCAGGAGTGAATTATAATACCGATACGTTGCGCTTTACGCTTACTGCTGGCCTGCACCACACGAATTTACGGAATACAGACCTGTTTTCAGAAACACGAATCAACAATACCTATAACAACCTGTACACCAATGCTTTTTTGTATTATAAATTGTCTAAAAGCAAGTCTATTTACTTCAATTACAGCAACAGCCGGCAAACTCCGTCCATAGACCAGTTGCAACCGGTAAGCATTACGGTGAACCCGCTGAACATTCTTACGGGTAACCCGAGCCTGGATCCAAGTTTCAACCACCGTGCGTATATGAATTTCAATAATTATGATTACGCCAGCCGTTCGGGTTACTATACCTATTTTGGAGCCAATTACCAGAAAGATGCGATCGTGCCCATCACTTTCACCGATGAAAACCTGGTTCGAACCACAACCTATACCAACGTAGACGGGACTTATAGCATTTACGGCGGTGGAAACCTGAATAAAAGTATCGAACTGGATTCGCTTTCCAGCCTGAAGGTCAATCCTGGAGTCTATCTGAATTACAATAAAAACCTCGGTTTTTCGAACGAAGTGCAGTATGAATCCAAGATTTTGCGGGTGACGCCGAATGTAGGTTTGGTTTACGACATTAAAGATCTGCTCACCCTGGAGCCGGTGTACCGCATGACGATCAACCGTGCCGATTACAGCCTGAACAACCGACAGGAAAATTACCTGAACCACGAATTGAACTTCCAGGTGACCTCGTACTGGCCTGAAAATTTCCTGCTGGGAAGTGATTTCAGCTACCAGAAATTTGGAAATATCCCGCCTGGTTTCAAGAATTCCTTTCTGCTCTGGAATGCGAGCCTGGGTTACAAATTGTTAGGTGATGACGGAATTTTGAAACTGAAGGTTTTTGATATCCTGAATGAGAATACCTCTACCAGGCGAATGGCCGGGGAAGACTTTATTCAGAATACGGAAGAACTGGTACTGAAACAATATTTTATGCTGAGTTTTACCTGGAAGCTGAAGAAATTCGGAGGTAAGGATCCGAACAATCGCCGAGGACCTTTTTAA